GGGAAGGAAGCCGCCCCCCGCCCTTCCGTAGCCCCCGCCATGCCCGGCCTCTCCTCTCCGCAGGTGGCTCCCGGCGCCCCGGCTGGCCgtgcccttccttcccctcctcgcAGGGAGCCGGCGGGCAGCACCAGCGACTCGATAAACAcgacttttcctcctttttcttctttttcctcctgcttcctctgCCCGGAGGCGCTGTGTGCGGTGCAGCCGGCGGGCTCTTGCGCCGGGGCGGCCGCCAGCTCGTAGCCCGGTTCCTCTCCTTAACCAACACCTTCTGTTCCCGTCAAGGGGTCGGAGCATGTCCCGGCGTCCTCCAACctgccttctctttcccttgcAGCCCCGATGTTGAAGTGGCCAGGTTTTGAGGTGCCCCTGCCCGTAGTTAGTAAGTTGATGGTCTCGGGGGGCCGAGCCCTGGGTGTGCTGGCGCTGGGCAGCGGGTGacggccgcggggctgcgcggggacgGTGCCACCgctctgcttcccccctgcacccagccGAGCGCGTCCCCTCCCTCGGTCACTGCTTGTCCCCATCCCGGTGGCGGGCGCTCCCCGTCTAACCACGCTGCATCTGCACGGCTCCTTGCACCGCCGCCACGCCGGGCAGCCCGCCGGGGCTGCGCTGCTCCCGGGGACGctgagctgctcctcctgctcccgctgcttcccctgctccccatAACCAGCCTCTTTGGTTGTAGGTCTCCGGTGTCCGCTGGCCCACCAGCGCCTAGTCGCTGCATCGGCGACCCCAGCCCCCTCCCGTGGGGACCGAGCAGATCCACGCTAATGTCAAGTTTTTTGAGCAGCTTCTTTTGCTTGTAGACCGCCCTGGGGACGCGTCTCGGGAGCCTCCTCGTCCCGACCCCGGCCGCGGCCccagggcagggatggaggagtATCCCCAGGAGCCGAGACCCCCCCTCGCCGGCATTGCAGAGCCCAGGAGGgccccttccctctttctctttgaTCCGTGAGCTGGTTTTCCCGTGGCTGCCGGAGCTGCGGGCTCCCGTCCCAATGGCTCTTCTCTGCCAGAACAAAAATAGTTAAATAATAACCCCTGGTGACTCATCAAAGCaacctttcctctccctccagtCCTGAGAATCTATTTTGGCATCCTGAGGGGAAAAGTGATCTCAGAATCTGCATTAATTAGGTGGGAAATTAATTACcctatttttaagcaaaagccATTTATCTTTTGAGGAAAGCAAAAGCGCACTTGGAGAGGTGAGAGATGGCAGGGGAGGGGGGCCGAGGGAGGCAGCGAGtgcccttccccctgccccgcgGGAGGTGACCGGGGACGTCCCAAAGCTGCTCGGGTCGGGGCGGAGGTAACCGGTAACCACGGCTGCTCCTCACGTGCCTTAACCCCACGTTCACGTTTGCCTTGCTAGCGCTTTACCTGCACCCGTCTCGGGTGGCAGGGCTGGGCCCCGTGGGGCAGACCGGCCGTGGGACACGGCCTGCGGGGACGTGGCAGCAGCAGGGGCCGAGCGGGGCTCGCTGGTGCCGGCACACGGCCGTTGCCTCCGTTGCAGAAGGGGGTTTGCGCAGctccctggggagggctggggcaggggctgggctggggccggccaggcagggaagggctgcctggctgcaggcaggagaggcggGGGTGTGcgagggggcagggggctgcgggggtgctCTGCAGCTCCCTCAGCCAGTGATCCCAGCGCGGGTTTGGACCCGATGGCTCCGGGCAGCCCAGGGTGGCCGTGCACCACAGGCAGCCGCCGGTACCCAGTTGCCTCCTgccaggaggggacagaggggaccacCCGGGGCAGGTAAGGGTGCTCCCCGTGTCACGGCACCCTGTGCAGCAGCCTTGTCCCCCATCCCGGCCGCAGGATGCGTGCGTGCCAGGGCTGCACATTTGCAGCAATAGCTGTAGCCAGCGAGCGCTGGCGGCAGCGGGACGGCGCTGGGGACGCCCCAGGTAGGTAAAGCTGGCTCAGCCCGGCCGCTCACGGCTCTGGCTGGCTtgggagccgggctgggctcgGCCTCGTGGCCCTGCCGAGCTCCTCCTGCGCAGCCGGCTTGTCCGGGCGCCCTTCCTCTCGCCGCACTCTGCCTCTCCAACATTTGGCTTCTCCAAAGGCTTCCCAGCTGGGACAGCACGGAGCTGCAAGCTCTGCTCTTGCCTGGGTGTCCCTGCGCCTCCCTGCGTCCTACGGCAGACGGGGTGCAGGGAGCTGTaaccccctgctcccccagagcGGGACGGTGTGGGGCCGGGTGATCTCGGGGTGCTCCCACGCATGGGAATGGCTCGAGCGCAGCCTGGGGGTCTGGAGCAGCTTCTCCAGCCCTGGCCCTCCTTGGCAGGTCCAGCTTTAGGCCTGCTGGAACGCGAGGTCGGAGAACATGCTGCATGCAGCAGCCCTTGCCGGTCATTTCTTACACCCACCACTGCTTTAACTGAGAGAAGCGGAGGGGCGGGGGACAGCTCGGCCCAAGGGCTCTgcggggcagagcagctccagctcaACCCCTTCCCAAATGCTGCCGGACCCCGGCGggtggaggggacagggctggcggcTCCAGGCTTGCCAACAGCCCCGCTCGGGCTTGGGCTCAGCCTGGAAGCACGCCCAGCACAGCCTTTGCAGTGAGCGGAGCCGCCTGGACTCTGCAGCAGAAGCTTTTTGAGGTCTCACCAGGTCGCCGCTCGCTGTGCCAGTGCCCCGTCCTCACAGGCCCCGCTGCCGCCATCCCTCCTGCTAAACTctgcctccctctttctctgcagaaacCCCTTTGCCAACGTCCAACTGAAGCCAACGGTGACGAACGACCGCTCCGCTCCGTTCATCAGCTGATCCGGGAGCGCTGGTGCCCGCCGTGCCGCGCGGCACTCGCCGCCTTCTCCTCGCCGCTGCATGTCTGGTTTTCCAGGACTTCATTTTTAGGCGGAGTTTATTTAATCCTGCTGCTTTGAAAGCCAAAGGCTAAAGCTAGTGCCCTAGTTCTCTCTTCTCTAGACCCAGCTTATTCCTCTTGGCAGAGGCTTGAACCGCTGCCACGTAGCCTGGCCTTTGCCTGCGCAGAACTAGCGCGATGGCAGCCCCCACCACGGTCCCAGCATGTCCCGTAGCCGGGTTTGCTTCTAGGCTTAGCAGCAGCTCGCtgtgcttgggagaacggcctcaactggaaagcagctctcCAGGGACAAGCTGCGCCTTGGGCTCGCACAGAGGAGCGGCAGTGGCAGAGGGGAGACGCTCCCCCCTGCCCGGCCAGGAGGGACCcctgggacaggcagggcagcccGAATCCCCTGTGCAAGCCAAGGGGTGGTGGGAGCTGTAGGCAGCTCCCAGGCTCCTGCGGGACCCCGGCCGCCCACCCCATGCCTGCCCCGGGCTGGGAGGCGGCGGGACGCCGGCGGTGGGGTGCCAGCACTGCAgcccccgcggggacggggatggggacggctTCGGTCCCAGAGCTCCTGCAGCCCCGGGTCTCTGTATATAGTAGGGTATTACGGTACTGCTGTAAAATAGAAgctagaaaaaaaacctcttttggAGGTGAGGGCTCTGTTTAAGCGTGCCTTGGGGTGCCCAGGGCCGCGGGGTGCCCAGCGGTTGAATGGGTGCTCCCCTCAAACAGGCCTTCCCATCCAGACCTCTTGCTTGGCTGTTTGCTCTTCCTCTATTACTAGGGCtgcatgaaagagagagagagagataaatatatatatatacacatatacacacttgTAAGCTTATTGCTGGGGTGTGCACCCCTGAGGGAACTGGTGCCGGGGCCGTTCCCGCAGCTGCCGCCGCACCCCAAGCCGAGCTGGCGTGGGGGGGGTCGCATCCCTGCTACGGGAACAGGGAGAAGAGGTTTTCCAGGCAGGAACTGTGTCTCCCGTGGGCGAGGGGTGTGtgccgggcagcgcggcgggacAGCGCCCTCAGAGGTCCTGCCTTTTCCATTGTATTGGTCATTTTGCACCGTCTACTCGCTAGGGCACCGCGGCCCCTTCAGCGGGTGCCTTGCTGAGCCCAGGGAGCCCCGGGTGGCTGCTGTGGGTTTCCAGGAGGCAGGGCTCTTTCCCAGTCAGACGCGATGGCTCATGGCTGCCATATCCCCTCCGATGGCTTTTGCAGCTCCGCCGGAGGAAAGCGACTTCTCCTGCGACCGCCCGGGCTCTGGCTGTGCACAAGGGCTGGGTTCGCTGGTCGACGTGCGGCTTCGTCCTCTCGCGGGTCTGGAGCAGATGGATGGGGGGGCCAGATGGGGCAGGGGCGAGGGGAAGGGCTCCTCTGGGGCACGGGGCGGCaggtgggagagggctgggggctcACAGCCTggcgcgggggtaggcctggagTCCCCTCGGCCACCGGACCGGTGTTGTCCTCTTCCAGCCCCGTGCCAGGGGCTGccgcccccccaggacccccaggcaGCCACCCCGGGCTCCAGCCAGCCCCCGGGGCTTCGCTGCGCCTCCTGGCTTGGTGGCACCTGCAAGATGtaacctgaaataattttttatgagaaaaagtaatttatgaGCAATAAAacctcccaccccccacacccctcccaCCCGCAGTGTTTTCCTTGGCCAGAGGCATCCGCCTGGCCCCGGAGCATCGCTGGGCTCCATCCCGAGCAGTCCCGGTCCCAGCCCCGGGCTGATGCGCAGCGCGGCgagagctggcagctgcctgcagtgatTGCGGGCAATGATCTGGGCAGCAAACGgcttaagatattttaaaaactttattatTGGCCCGATGATATTTGACACACATGCTGGGAGCTGTATGGAAATCAGCACTGATAAAAAATACAGCAATTATGACCCGTATTGATAAAATAGACAATGTAATAATAgcctttctattaaaaaaaatatccaaGACACAGCTCTGTCCTCATGCTGCCCTCCAGAGGCAGGGACCTGCGGCGCCATAGACCAAACCCGGGCtgctgggggggtccgggggagACGGGGGGGCGTCAGGACGAGCATCCCACCGCCCTGGGTGCGAGGGGGAGcgggggcctggggagggggtcaagcaaacaccaccccccccgcAATGCCGAGCAGGCTCCCCGCAATGCAGCCAGGGCAGtggaggggtgttgggggggttgcagcagggtgggtgctgcgggaagggcaccccaggcaccccccggGTGCATCCCGCTCCTGCATGGCTGCAGCCCACCACCACAGACGGTGCCGGCCCTGCGCCACTGGCCCGCAGCTGCAAAGCATTCAGCAAAGAGCTTGCAAgagcagcgctggggctggggggtgtggggggggttaCAGACCAGGCTGGAGCTTAAATAAAACACTTAAATAAAGCAGTAATTGCCACCAGTGACTTGccagtggctgctgcaggagcagctccagcagcggggggacagggcaggcacGGCCGCCCTAGATTTTGGGGCTGaagctggggacaccctgggaccCTGGCTGTCccctgggggggcacagccccctcGTCCCCTACAACAGCCTCCTGACCGCCAAGAGGGCCCCAGCTGGGGACGCAgctccgggctgggctgggcatgAGGGTGGGTGAGGCCTGTGCCTGGCACCAGGCTGGACCCGCAGCATTGCCGCGGTGCCGGCGCTGTGCCGAGCCGGGGACGGGCTCATCCTGCGGCACCGTGCCCCAGCGTGGAGCAGACCCCCCCGGCAGCAGCGCCGTCCCACATGGGTAGGTGGGCATGTGGGTGTCGTGTCTGTGCACGAGCACGTGTGCCCTCGCCCCACGGGCACGGGGCGGCAGGAGCCAGCGGGGCGgcaggacgtggggctgggggcgagggggggctgggggcgagggggggctgggggggcattTCTCACCTCAGGGTTTGGTCTATAGACCCCAAAGGAACCAGCCCTGATTTCAAGGTTTCGCTCAGCTCCGcttacttccttttccttctcgAAGCTGGAATTGCACAATTATCCTAAGCctcaaatgaattaaaaacaaacaaacaaacaaacaaacaaaaccagaacgaaGAACTCTaagtgcccccccgccccccccgcctcgTTACGTCTCTTTGGCAGCATTAACTTAAAATCGCATCAATGTGGGTTCAGTCGACAGCAAGTTTTGTTTtagggtgggttttgttttgttttgttttttacccttttctttaaatacaaaaatagtcGGGTCGGCAGGTCCCGGGAGGCTGCCCTGGGCGGGagcagccgggaccccccccaccagccctccccaTGCCACTCCCCGCCGCAGCGGGGCAGGGGTCCCGCCAGCCCTCAGGGTCCCTCGCCAGGCCGGGACTGCTCCCCAAAAAAGCAAGGGAGGGAAGCTCCCCGGCCCCCACAAAGCCGAGCTGCCCACCCCAGGCGCAGGGGGCAGgagagccggcggcagccctggcaTGGGGAGTGGGTGCGCTCGGGGCAACCCcaatcagcagcagcagccggcggCCCCTCGGCCGGGAACGCCGTGGGGCGGCACAGGGGCACAGGGGTGCGGGGACAAACACCGCCTCGGGGAGCACACGTGGGCAAGAAGCCAAGGGGGGGACTTCACTGGGGGGGACACTCTGCAAATGTTAGCAAGGTCAGGGCACTACCCTTTAAATGCTataatttgtatatatatatatatgtctatatatatatatgtgtctattTATACACGCACACGCACAGCCacccgcacacacacacgcacgcacagcCGTCACCCACCGCCTGGCCCCGGGCCGCGCTGGCTCGCAGCAGCAAATGAGCTCCTTCCGATAAAATCTGCCTAAAAAATCCAGAGTGCGGTCTCGGACCCCATGGCCGGACCCCACTCCCGGCCCTGCTGTCCTCCGCTGCCCCacgctggtgccggtgccggggcgaTGCCCGGCTGGCGTCCCGGCTGGCTCACTCCCGGTCGCCGTCTTCGCTGCTGCCTGCAACGAGCGGAGAGGTGGCATGAGCGGGTCCCGGTGCTCCCGCGGGACACCCGGCCCTTCGGAGGGGGTGACCGTCCCCGCGGGGCACCAGGGCAGGGTGTCCTGCACACCCCAGCTCCCACTGCGGCTGGCACCGGGGGATGGCAGCTACCTGCAGGTGGCGGGGGGTCCCAGCTACCTGCAGAGCTGCGTGCGGGGGACTCACCTCCTATGGAGTCCATGTCCGAGTCGGAGACGTGGGTGATGGAGAACCGGGACACTGGGGCGGGTGAGACGGTGAACCGGGAGAACTGGATGGGCAACACCTGCTTCTGCACCGGCACcagtgcaggcagcgcaggcagtgTGGGCACGGCCGGGTCAGGCTCCACCGCCGTCCCTGTCAGCGAGGTCATGAGGGACGGCTTCACCGGCATGAGTGGAAAGTCATCGTCCCACTCGAAGCCACCGCCTGCAACACGGAGCGAGGGGGCTGAGCCCATGGCGGGGGTCACCCCAgcctgccccgccgcggcccccgccgccccccggcctcTTACTCTCTTCCGAGGCGTTGCCGTCCGAGGAGTCGTCCGAGGCGCCGAGCCTGtccgccgggctgggggggctgccgccggcggggggTTGCCCCGAAGGCTGGGGGGGTTCTGGGAAGCTCTGCTCAGCCAGCTCCCGCGTGGGGCTTTCCTGCACGAGGGGAGACAGGCGGGAAGGGACCCTCGCTGGAGGCACGCCTGGGGACGGCTCCTGCCACGGTCCCCAGCATCCGAAAACACCGCGGGGCCATgcccagcgcccggctctgcccgccccATGGCCTCCCACCTGGTCAAAGAGGTAGATGGTAACATCGTCGTAGAAGGAGACGGCCTTCTTCTTGCGCTCCAGGTCCTCGCAGAAGGCCTCGGAGAGCAGGCTGGGCATCTTGAGGAGGCTGCGCAGGTTCCTGCCGCTCTGGCTCTCGGCCACCACGATGGGCACGGCCGCCGGCTCCTCCTCGCTCTCCTCGCTCTGCTCCTGGATGTTGTAGCAGCGCAGTTCCTCGTCCGACTCGTCGCTGTCCTCcgtgtcctcctcctcctcctccggctcctCGCGGCGCTCGGCCATGGCCGGCCGCAGCTCCGGGGCAGACGGGAGCGGAGAGAGGCCTGGGGGTGACTCGCCCCTCGGTAGCAGCGTGCTGGGACCCCCCGGCGCGTCGCCCACCCCGGTCCCCTCTGGGGGCAGCCCCGGTTCCCCAAGCCCTGGCGTGGGGGACACAGTCTCTTCCCCCCCGGCTGCAGCTCCCCCAAGTCCAGAGACGCCCTCGGGCACACGGATCGCTCCAACAGATGCCGGCTCCCCGGGGCTTGCCGGCACCGGGGTCAAGAAGAAAGTCTTGGGCGgcacagagcccgggggacaggCTTCTCCGTCAGGGTGCAGAAAGCTGCCCGGCACCGGCCCCGTGCCGGCGGGTTGCCAATTGGTGCCAGACCCCTGCCACGTGGGGCCGGCCGGGGCACTCCCGGCCTCTGCCCCCCTCCAGTCCCCCGCCGGAACGTCCGCTGCCACCGCAGCACCGGGCACTGCCGGGGGGCTGCCAGGTGCTCCCGGGGGGTGCAGCGCGTCCTCTGCCGGCACGGGGGCTCGCCCCAGGTCCtgcgcggggggccggggaccCTCCTCTGCCTCTGGGGTCCGGGACCCGTCACTGTCCTCCTCGTCTTTGGGGCCACGCTCGGCCTCGGCGTCGTAGTCGGAGAAGTAGGCAGAGTCGCGGTAGGGGTTCTTCTCGGCGAGGCTGTGCAGCTCGGCCCCGAGGGAGGTGGAGAGCCGTGTTTCAGGGGCTGGACCCTCACCCTcgctccccggcagccccgggggcggctTCCCCAGCTGGCCGAAGGCCTCCGGCTCTCGGGGCTCATGGGGCTCTCTGAGGACGAACTCGGGGGACTCGTTGTTCTCGGTGTCGTAGCCGCTGTCAAGGGCCTTGGGCTGGCCGGCGGGCGCGAAGGCGGTGGGGCTGAAGACCTCGCAGGAGCTGGCTGTGGAGGGGATGTCCAGCGACTCCAGGGAGTCCGGCGTCCCCACCTGCTTCTGCAGGGACTTGAACGCCGGGGCCGCCTCCACCCGCTCCATGTAGTCCCCGGAGAAGTCGGTGAAGACGCCCGAGGTCAGCTCCGCCGTGTCCTCGTCACTCCCCTCATCCACACTGGGGAAGCTGGCACTGGAGAAGGTCTTGTCCGGTGTCCGGTCTGTGTCACCGGCGGCACACGCGCCGCTTTCAGCGGCAGCCTCCCCGGGCACCGGCGCGGGCGCCTCGGAGGCCTCTGGCGTGGGCTGGGTGCTGACTACGCCAGGCtccgcgggggggccggggttCAGGGCGGCGGTGCCGGCCATGGGGgcggcctcccccggccccggtgcAGCCGCGGTGCGGGGCagcgggctgcaggcagggctgctcccctccGCGCTCTCATCCGGGCGGGCATCGTGCTGGGCCCCCGCTCCGGCtggcggggccgtgccggggcccCACGACGTGCTGGGGCTGCCAGCCAGCGCTGCTGCCTGCGAGCAGCCGGAGGTTGATGAGTCACGGCTGTGCCAGGCCTGGCGCCGCGGGGAGGGTGAGCGGcacggggaggaggagccgccggCCGTGCCGGGGGGCTGATCCTGCCGCGGGCGGCGGAAGTCGCGGCCCGGTGGAGACCCCCCGAGCTGGGGCTGGCCGCGCGGCACGGTGCCCAGCGGCTTGGCCATCAGCCCCCGGAAGGTGATCATGCGGCGGTAGCACCAGCTGTCGCCGGCCGGGGGCTCGCGGGACGCCGGGCTGCCGCTGCCGATGTTGTTGTTGGAGGAGCTGTTGGAGGCCCAGGGATGCCGCTGAGCCGGAGGGCTCATGCCCTGtgggcggggggctccgggggggctgTCCTCGCCCAGCTCCAGCGCCACGCAGTCCGGACGGGCCccgctctgccctggcagccacccgcccggcggggctgcccgcggctCCCCGTACCCCCGGGGGCTGTAGGCGCAGTTCACCGACGGGGAGACGCCCAGCGGGTCGGCGAAGATGCTGGGCTGGAAGCCGGGGACGGGCCAGTCCTGGCTGCCCGGCTGGGCgggctcctcctgcagcaggtacCCCTCGGCCCCGTGGCTGGGGGACGGCTCGTAGCCCCGTGGCTCCTGCCCCGGGCAGGGGTAGGGGTAGTACTCGGCGCACTCCCAGGAGCCCTCGCCCGCCGGCGCGTGGCCCAGCAGCGGCTCCATGCTGAGGGAGACGGTGGGGCTGCTGTCAGAGTCGTAGGCGCTGCCGCGGGCACCCTGGGCTCTCCAGCAGGACGGGGGGTGCGGAGACCCCCGCTCGCCCGCGGGGCTGTAGGCGCACATGGCGTAGTCCAGCTCGGCGCCGCCCTCCCCGGGCCCCTCGATGCGGATGTAGTACTCGCTGCCGAGCGAGGGGCTGTGGGCGCCCAGGATGGGCACCACGCCGGGCGCCGGCaggccggggcagcccggcggtTTGCACTCGTAGCAGGAGGGCGAGACCCCCAGGCTCAGGCGCGCCGCGGTCGTGGCCGGGTAGTAGAGGTCGTGGTAGCGGGCGGCgctgctggggctcagggaccccaGGGGCGCCTGGAAGTGCTCGGTCTTGGTGTGCTCCCACTTGTACTCGAAATTGAGGCCGTGGCTGGTCTCCATGACGGTGAGGATGTCATCCCCGTCCGAGGGGAAGCCGTCGGCCGAGAACTGCTCCAGCAGCGGGAAGGAGGAGAGCTCGGCACCGTGGTGGCTGGCGCTGGCGCTGCCGTTGGGCTTCATGGAGTTCCAGCGCTTCTCGAACTCCTCCTCCGCCTCCGTCGCCCCTTTGGCGCAGAGGTAGGAGAGCAGGAGGTGCACCTCCTCCGCCGTCGGGCGCTGCTCCGGCTGCAGCCAGCAGAACTGCATCACCTCGTACCTGCCGCGGCGAGGGGCGGGAgtcagccccggccccccgcccgcctggggacggggagagggagggggcaggatgcggccgcagCCTGGCCCGGGTCCTCACCAGCGCTCCGACAGCGACAGCTTCAGCTGGGGCTTGGGCAGCTTGAGCTGCTGCTCCTTGATGGCGTAGGCGAGCACTTGCCGGTCGGAGTAGCGGTCGTAGGGCTGGCTGCCCAGCTCAAACAGCTCCCAAATGGTGACGCCCAGCGACCTGCAGGCAGGGTGGGAtgctgggggcacagggagacCCCCACCCTGCTACCGGCCGGCATACCGCTGATGCTGCCCTCATGCCAGACACCTCCCTCTGCACCCCCCAGCCGCCAGCCCGTGCcgtgcccagctgcagccccccgtcccccccagaccccgctcACCAGACGTTGCTGGACTTGGTCTGGTCCACGATGAGCAGGTTGCCGTGCACTTCGTCGATGAGCTCGGGTGCGATCCAGCGCAGCGGCACCCACAGCTGGTCGGCCGTCACGAAGTAGTCATCCTGCCAAGTATGCAGGGTCAGTACGAGAAGAGAACGTCAAACCTACGCGTAAGGGACTGGACACACCGCAGCAAGAGCtgtccccggccccgccgccccttgCCCTCCCCAGCCACCCCATCGCTGCACCCCAGGTCCCCGATACCCCCCGGCTTGTGCTCTGCTCCCTCCGCCCAAGCCTCCAgccccctctgcctgctccccccgTCTCCCCATCCgggcccccctccagccccacagcctccTCCCGCCACCCCTCTCCACTCCTTGGCTGCAATCTCAGCCCTGCCAGGAGCCGCAGGCAGCCGAGAGCAGGCAGGACAGACGGACAGCCCCCGGGCCAGTGCGCTGGCCGCTGCCTGCAGGGACCTGGCCCTGGCAGAGCGGCACGTCCAGGCCAGCCCAGGCAGTCACAGGGAGCCCCGGCTGCATTGCCCTCTGCTGGGCAGGGGGCCAGGGCGCTCGGGGGGAGCAAACCCCCCTTTGTGCTCAGGGGGAGCTGCCGGCTGGAGGGGACAAGAGTCCCGGGGCAGAGAGTCCCTCGCAGGGCGGTCTGCGGGACAG
This window of the Calonectris borealis chromosome 20, bCalBor7.hap1.2, whole genome shotgun sequence genome carries:
- the AATK gene encoding serine/threonine-protein kinase LMTK1 — protein: MLACLCCKKGDIGFKEFENAEGDDYVTELSAQGSPAPQHGPEVYVLPLTKVSLPMAKQPGRSVQLLKSADLGRQSLLYLKEIGHGWFGKVFLGEVNSGISSTQVVVKELKASASVQDQMQFLEEAQPYRALQHTNLLQCLAQCAEVTPYLLVMEFCPLGDLKGYLRSCRGAEAMTPDPLTLQRMACEVACGVLHLHRNNYIHSDLALRNCLLTADLTVKIGDYGLSHCKYKDDYFVTADQLWVPLRWIAPELIDEVHGNLLIVDQTKSSNVWSLGVTIWELFELGSQPYDRYSDRQVLAYAIKEQQLKLPKPQLKLSLSERWYEVMQFCWLQPEQRPTAEEVHLLLSYLCAKGATEAEEEFEKRWNSMKPNGSASASHHGAELSSFPLLEQFSADGFPSDGDDILTVMETSHGLNFEYKWEHTKTEHFQAPLGSLSPSSAARYHDLYYPATTAARLSLGVSPSCYECKPPGCPGLPAPGVVPILGAHSPSLGSEYYIRIEGPGEGGAELDYAMCAYSPAGERGSPHPPSCWRAQGARGSAYDSDSSPTVSLSMEPLLGHAPAGEGSWECAEYYPYPCPGQEPRGYEPSPSHGAEGYLLQEEPAQPGSQDWPVPGFQPSIFADPLGVSPSVNCAYSPRGYGEPRAAPPGGWLPGQSGARPDCVALELGEDSPPGAPRPQGMSPPAQRHPWASNSSSNNNIGSGSPASREPPAGDSWCYRRMITFRGLMAKPLGTVPRGQPQLGGSPPGRDFRRPRQDQPPGTAGGSSSPCRSPSPRRQAWHSRDSSTSGCSQAAALAGSPSTSWGPGTAPPAGAGAQHDARPDESAEGSSPACSPLPRTAAAPGPGEAAPMAGTAALNPGPPAEPGVVSTQPTPEASEAPAPVPGEAAAESGACAAGDTDRTPDKTFSSASFPSVDEGSDEDTAELTSGVFTDFSGDYMERVEAAPAFKSLQKQVGTPDSLESLDIPSTASSCEVFSPTAFAPAGQPKALDSGYDTENNESPEFVLREPHEPREPEAFGQLGKPPPGLPGSEGEGPAPETRLSTSLGAELHSLAEKNPYRDSAYFSDYDAEAERGPKDEEDSDGSRTPEAEEGPRPPAQDLGRAPVPAEDALHPPGAPGSPPAVPGAAVAADVPAGDWRGAEAGSAPAGPTWQGSGTNWQPAGTGPVPGSFLHPDGEACPPGSVPPKTFFLTPVPASPGEPASVGAIRVPEGVSGLGGAAAGGEETVSPTPGLGEPGLPPEGTGVGDAPGGPSTLLPRGESPPGLSPLPSAPELRPAMAERREEPEEEEEDTEDSDESDEELRCYNIQEQSEESEEEPAAVPIVVAESQSGRNLRSLLKMPSLLSEAFCEDLERKKKAVSFYDDVTIYLFDQESPTRELAEQSFPEPPQPSGQPPAGGSPPSPADRLGASDDSSDGNASEESGGFEWDDDFPLMPVKPSLMTSLTGTAVEPDPAVPTLPALPALVPVQKQVLPIQFSRFTVSPAPVSRFSITHVSDSDMDSIGGSSEDGDRE